Proteins from one Thermococcus bergensis genomic window:
- a CDS encoding 30S ribosomal protein S14: MAKADYNKRKPRKFGKGARRCIRCGQFGPIVRIHGLMLCRHCFREVAPKLGFKKYD; encoded by the coding sequence ATGGCGAAAGCTGATTACAACAAAAGAAAGCCGAGGAAGTTTGGTAAGGGCGCGAGAAGATGCATCCGCTGTGGACAATTTGGACCGATAGTTAGAATACACGGACTAATGCTCTGCAGGCACTGCTTTAGAGAGGTAGCTCCAAAATTAGGATTTAAGAAATACGACTGA
- a CDS encoding 30S ribosomal protein S3, whose amino-acid sequence MAIERYFIKESIKEMLIDEYLEKELRRAGYGGLDIKKTPLGTKVVIFAERPGFVIGRGGRKIRELTRILERQFGLENPQIEVEEIKNPYFNAKVQATRLAQALERGVHFRRAAYAAIRAIMNNGARGVEIRISGKLTGERAKSVRFYQGYIAKVGNPAETLVSRGYAQALLKLGVLGVKVSIMPPDARLPDEIEIIEKPTEEEVSEQ is encoded by the coding sequence ATGGCAATCGAGAGATATTTCATAAAGGAAAGCATTAAGGAAATGCTCATCGATGAATATCTTGAGAAAGAGCTTAGAAGAGCTGGTTATGGAGGACTTGACATCAAGAAGACTCCCCTTGGGACAAAGGTTGTTATATTTGCCGAGAGACCAGGTTTCGTTATAGGAAGAGGCGGAAGAAAAATAAGGGAGCTTACAAGGATACTGGAGAGACAATTTGGTTTGGAAAACCCCCAGATAGAGGTTGAGGAAATCAAGAACCCCTACTTTAACGCTAAGGTTCAAGCAACAAGGCTTGCCCAGGCATTGGAAAGGGGAGTCCACTTTAGAAGAGCTGCATACGCTGCAATAAGGGCAATTATGAACAATGGCGCAAGAGGTGTGGAAATCAGAATAAGCGGCAAGCTTACAGGAGAAAGAGCTAAAAGTGTGAGATTCTATCAGGGATATATTGCAAAAGTTGGAAATCCCGCTGAAACTTTGGTTTCAAGGGGATATGCACAGGCATTGCTGAAGCTTGGTGTCCTTGGAGTGAAAGTTTCAATTATGCCGCCAGATGCTAGACTTCCTGATGAAATTGAGATCATCGAAAAGCCAACTGAAGAAGAGGTGAGTGAGCAATGA
- the rpmC gene encoding 50S ribosomal protein L29, with protein sequence MKPSEIREMSIEEIDAKIRELRLELAKERGMLTMGTSMENPMVIRNLRRDIARLLTIKREKLRRKG encoded by the coding sequence ATGAAGCCAAGTGAGATTAGAGAGATGAGTATAGAAGAGATCGACGCTAAAATTAGAGAGCTTAGACTTGAGCTTGCAAAGGAAAGAGGAATGCTCACAATGGGAACATCCATGGAAAACCCAATGGTTATCAGGAACCTTAGAAGGGATATTGCCCGCCTTTTAACAATCAAGAGGGAAAAGTTGAGGAGAAAAGGGTGA
- a CDS encoding 30S ribosomal protein S8, producing the protein MTLLDPLANALSHITNSERVGKKEVYIKPASKLIGEVLRVMQENGYIGEFEFIDDGRAGIYRVQLLGKINKAGAIKPRFSVKAREYEKWEKRFLPAFEFGILIVSTSQGVMTHREALEKGIGGRLIAYVY; encoded by the coding sequence ATGACTCTGTTAGATCCTTTGGCAAATGCTTTATCTCACATTACAAACAGCGAGAGAGTTGGAAAGAAGGAGGTTTACATAAAGCCAGCCTCAAAGCTTATTGGAGAGGTACTTAGAGTTATGCAAGAGAACGGGTACATAGGTGAGTTTGAATTTATCGATGATGGAAGGGCAGGCATATACAGAGTTCAACTCCTAGGAAAGATAAACAAGGCAGGAGCAATAAAGCCAAGGTTCTCAGTGAAAGCTAGAGAATATGAAAAGTGGGAGAAGAGGTTCCTTCCAGCATTCGAGTTTGGTATCCTAATAGTTTCCACATCCCAAGGAGTTATGACCCACAGAGAAGCCCTCGAAAAGGGCATTGGTGGAAGGTTAATAGCCTACGTCTACTGA
- a CDS encoding 50S ribosomal protein L5: protein MVANREAILADWEAHPMRKPRIAKVTINIGVGESGERLTKAETMLESLVGQKPIRRTAKKTNRDFGIRRGEPIAVKVTLRGQKAYDMLKRLLAAVDNKLKASNFDENGNVCFGIDEHINIPGVEYDPEIGIFGMDVCVTLERPGYRIARRKRKRHHIPTRHKLTKEEGMVFMQEEFGVQIVEG from the coding sequence ATGGTAGCTAACAGAGAGGCAATCTTGGCGGATTGGGAAGCTCACCCTATGAGGAAGCCCAGAATAGCTAAGGTCACTATAAACATTGGCGTTGGCGAGAGTGGTGAGAGACTTACAAAGGCTGAGACAATGTTAGAATCACTTGTTGGTCAGAAGCCAATAAGAAGAACAGCAAAGAAAACAAACAGGGACTTTGGAATTAGAAGAGGTGAGCCGATAGCGGTTAAGGTAACCCTAAGAGGACAAAAAGCCTACGACATGCTCAAAAGGCTATTGGCTGCCGTTGACAACAAGCTCAAGGCGTCAAACTTTGATGAAAACGGAAACGTCTGCTTTGGTATTGACGAGCACATCAACATTCCGGGAGTAGAATACGACCCAGAAATCGGTATATTTGGTATGGATGTCTGTGTAACACTTGAAAGACCGGGATACAGAATTGCAAGACGGAAAAGAAAAAGGCACCACATCCCCACAAGACACAAGCTTACAAAAGAAGAGGGTATGGTTTTCATGCAGGAAGAATTTGGAGTCCAGATTGTGGAGGGATGA
- a CDS encoding 50S ribosomal protein L6 — protein MPIDAWVREEVEIPEGVTVEINGNVVKVKGPKGEVERELSYPGVKIFTEDGKVVIYKDFPRRKDIAIARTFKAHITNMIKGVTEGFTYKLKVVYSHFPITVKVQGDKVYIENLYGEKAPRIAEILPGVTVKVMGSEIIVEGIDKEKVGQTAANIEQATRVTGRDRRVFQDGIYIVEKAGKPIKF, from the coding sequence ATGCCAATTGATGCATGGGTGAGGGAGGAAGTTGAAATTCCAGAAGGAGTCACTGTCGAGATAAACGGTAACGTCGTTAAGGTGAAGGGTCCAAAGGGAGAAGTTGAGAGAGAGCTCAGCTACCCGGGAGTCAAGATATTCACTGAAGACGGCAAGGTTGTTATCTACAAGGACTTCCCAAGGAGAAAGGATATAGCCATTGCAAGAACATTCAAAGCACACATAACGAACATGATCAAGGGTGTCACGGAAGGGTTCACTTACAAGCTCAAGGTTGTTTACAGCCACTTCCCGATAACCGTTAAGGTACAAGGAGACAAAGTCTACATCGAAAACCTCTATGGTGAAAAAGCACCGAGAATTGCCGAGATACTCCCAGGAGTTACAGTAAAAGTCATGGGTAGCGAAATAATAGTAGAGGGAATTGACAAGGAAAAAGTGGGTCAAACTGCGGCAAACATCGAGCAGGCGACGAGGGTTACCGGTAGAGATAGAAGAGTCTTCCAAGATGGTATTTACATTGTTGAAAAGGCTGGTAAACCTATAAAGTTCTGA
- a CDS encoding 50S ribosomal protein L32e, whose protein sequence is MEKARLLRIRAKLKRKKPKFLRQEWWRFPKFKNDPKWRRPKGTDSKMRLKLKGKARSPSIGWSSPRAVRGLHPSGYEEVLVHNVKELETIDPTRQAARIARTVGKKKRLMIIERAKELGIKVLNAR, encoded by the coding sequence ATGGAAAAAGCGAGACTCTTAAGGATAAGGGCCAAACTCAAAAGGAAGAAGCCCAAGTTTCTTAGGCAAGAATGGTGGAGGTTTCCAAAATTTAAGAATGATCCCAAGTGGAGGAGACCCAAAGGAACAGACAGCAAGATGAGGTTAAAGCTTAAAGGAAAGGCAAGATCACCCAGCATTGGATGGAGCTCACCGAGGGCAGTTAGGGGACTTCACCCAAGCGGTTACGAGGAAGTACTGGTACACAATGTTAAGGAACTTGAGACGATAGACCCAACCAGACAGGCCGCTAGAATAGCTAGAACCGTCGGAAAGAAGAAGAGACTCATGATAATTGAGAGAGCCAAGGAATTGGGTATTAAGGTACTCAACGCGAGGTGA
- the rpsE gene encoding 30S ribosomal protein S5 produces the protein MSQEWKEYAQRVLEEWQPKTKLGMLVKEGQITDIHEIFRKGYQIKEPEIVDVLLPEVNARENQEVLDIALTVRMTDSGRRVRFRVLAAVGNRDGYVGLGIGHGKEVGIAIRKAINYAKMNIIEIKRGCGSWECRCRRPHSIPFAVEGKSGSVKVKLMPGPRGLGLVIGDVGKKILSLAGVKDVWSQTLGETRTTVNFAKAVFEALYNTNSVAVKPEMIERYGIVVGREMPQNFEL, from the coding sequence ATGAGCCAGGAGTGGAAAGAATACGCTCAAAGGGTTTTAGAAGAGTGGCAACCCAAGACAAAGCTCGGTATGCTCGTTAAAGAAGGTCAGATCACTGACATTCATGAGATCTTTAGAAAGGGTTACCAGATAAAAGAGCCCGAGATAGTTGATGTACTCCTTCCTGAGGTTAATGCAAGGGAGAACCAAGAGGTTCTTGACATAGCTCTAACAGTAAGAATGACTGACAGTGGTAGAAGAGTTAGGTTTAGGGTACTGGCAGCGGTAGGAAACAGAGACGGTTACGTGGGACTTGGAATCGGCCACGGAAAGGAAGTTGGAATAGCCATAAGGAAGGCAATAAACTACGCTAAGATGAACATAATTGAAATCAAGAGGGGCTGTGGTTCTTGGGAGTGCAGGTGTAGAAGACCACACTCAATCCCATTCGCCGTTGAAGGCAAGAGCGGTAGTGTAAAGGTCAAGCTCATGCCAGGACCAAGAGGACTTGGCCTAGTTATCGGTGATGTCGGTAAGAAGATACTAAGCCTGGCGGGAGTTAAGGACGTGTGGTCACAAACCTTGGGTGAGACGAGAACCACAGTTAACTTCGCAAAGGCAGTGTTTGAAGCACTATACAACACCAACAGTGTTGCTGTGAAGCCTGAGATGATCGAGCGTTATGGTATCGTAGTTGGTAGAGAAATGCCACAGAACTTTGAGCTGTGA
- the rpsS gene encoding 30S ribosomal protein S19 gives MARKEFKYRGYTLEELMNMSLEDLARLFPSRQRRSLKRGLTPEQKKLLRKIRLAKRGKYKKPIRTHSRDMVILPEMVGITIYVHNGKEFVPVEIKEEMIGHYLGEFALTRKRVQHGSPGVGATRSSMFVAIK, from the coding sequence ATGGCAAGGAAAGAATTTAAATATCGCGGTTATACTCTTGAAGAACTAATGAACATGTCTCTTGAAGATTTGGCTAGACTTTTCCCCTCAAGACAGAGGAGAAGCCTTAAGAGAGGGTTAACACCTGAACAAAAGAAGCTTCTCAGAAAGATCAGGTTGGCAAAGAGGGGCAAATACAAGAAGCCAATAAGAACTCACAGCAGGGACATGGTTATCCTTCCAGAAATGGTAGGAATCACAATTTATGTCCACAATGGTAAGGAGTTTGTCCCAGTAGAGATTAAGGAAGAGATGATTGGACATTACCTTGGAGAATTTGCTCTAACAAGAAAGAGAGTCCAACACGGTTCACCTGGTGTTGGTGCTACAAGATCATCAATGTTCGTTGCAATCAAGTGA
- a CDS encoding 30S ribosomal protein S17, with translation MRDIGLKIQPPAEKCDDPKCPWHGHIKVHGRVFEGVVVSDKPRHTVTVERQHYHYLKKYERYELRRSKIHAHNPPCINAKVGDKVIIAETRPLSKTKSFVVVAVVQKAEER, from the coding sequence ATGAGAGACATTGGATTGAAGATACAACCTCCCGCGGAAAAGTGTGATGACCCAAAGTGCCCGTGGCACGGACACATTAAGGTGCACGGTAGAGTGTTTGAGGGAGTTGTTGTCAGCGACAAGCCAAGACACACAGTTACCGTTGAGAGACAGCACTATCACTATCTGAAGAAATACGAGCGTTATGAGCTCAGAAGAAGCAAAATACACGCCCACAACCCACCATGCATCAACGCAAAAGTTGGAGACAAGGTTATCATTGCCGAGACAAGGCCTCTTAGCAAGACAAAGAGCTTTGTAGTTGTTGCAGTTGTTCAAAAAGCTGAGGAGAGGTGA
- a CDS encoding 50S ribosomal protein L14, with protein sequence MAKKGAGATRGVSPVRPTRALPIGAYLHVADNSGAKVIQIIGVVGYKGVRRRLASAGVGDMVIAAVKKGRPDMRHQVVRAVIIRQRKEYKRLDGMRVKFEDNAAVITTPEGVPRGTEVRGPVAREAAEKWVRVGSMASIIL encoded by the coding sequence ATGGCAAAGAAAGGTGCTGGTGCTACGAGGGGTGTCTCCCCAGTTAGGCCTACAAGGGCATTACCAATTGGAGCCTACCTCCACGTAGCAGACAACTCAGGTGCAAAGGTAATACAGATAATTGGAGTCGTAGGGTACAAAGGTGTTAGAAGGAGACTTGCTTCAGCAGGCGTCGGAGATATGGTAATTGCAGCAGTAAAGAAGGGAAGACCAGACATGAGGCACCAAGTTGTTAGGGCAGTTATCATAAGACAGAGAAAAGAGTACAAGAGGCTTGACGGGATGAGAGTGAAATTTGAAGACAACGCAGCGGTCATTACAACACCTGAAGGTGTTCCAAGAGGAACCGAAGTTAGAGGGCCCGTTGCGAGAGAAGCCGCTGAGAAGTGGGTTAGAGTTGGAAGTATGGCGAGCATAATATTGTGA
- the rplX gene encoding 50S ribosomal protein L24 — protein MKLKSKQPRKQRKFLYNAPLHLRHKIVSATLSKELRQKYGIRALPIRTGDKVKIMRGDFKGHEGKVVEVDLKRYRIHVEGATLKKVNGTEVFYPIHPSNVMIVELNLEDERRKKIIERRA, from the coding sequence ATGAAATTAAAGAGCAAACAACCAAGAAAGCAAAGGAAGTTTTTGTATAATGCTCCCCTTCATCTAAGACACAAGATAGTCAGTGCTACCCTTTCAAAAGAACTTAGACAGAAGTACGGCATTAGAGCCCTTCCAATTAGGACTGGCGACAAAGTAAAAATAATGAGAGGGGACTTCAAGGGACATGAAGGAAAAGTCGTAGAAGTTGACCTCAAGAGATACAGGATTCACGTTGAGGGAGCAACTCTTAAGAAGGTTAACGGGACTGAGGTGTTCTACCCGATACACCCATCAAATGTTATGATTGTTGAACTGAACCTTGAAGATGAGAGAAGGAAAAAGATAATTGAGAGGAGGGCTTGA
- the yciH gene encoding stress response translation initiation inhibitor YciH: MLFKEVLKEQQRIRVYIEKARYGKLKTIIEGIDEKEFDLEEIAKKLKAKLACGGTAKNGRIELQGDHRERVKRLLAELGFSEELIEVE; this comes from the coding sequence ATGCTATTTAAAGAGGTGTTAAAAGAACAGCAAAGGATTAGGGTCTATATTGAAAAGGCCCGTTATGGGAAGCTCAAGACCATAATAGAGGGAATTGACGAGAAAGAATTTGACCTTGAAGAGATTGCAAAAAAGCTCAAGGCGAAGCTGGCATGCGGAGGAACAGCCAAAAACGGAAGAATAGAGCTCCAAGGAGATCACAGAGAAAGGGTGAAGCGCTTATTGGCAGAACTCGGATTTTCAGAGGAATTAATAGAGGTCGAGTGA
- the rplV gene encoding 50S ribosomal protein L22, which yields MAKFSYSFQNFDPERMAKASGRDLRISPKLSIEVCREIKGMMLNDAIKLLDDVIAKRRPIPLRRFNDSQGHKKGKGFGPGRYPVKVAKEIKKILLNARNNAEQKGLDPDRLKIIHAAAHRGPVLRGYIPRAFGRATPFNEQTTHIEIVVEEIRR from the coding sequence ATGGCAAAGTTTTCCTACTCTTTCCAAAATTTTGACCCAGAGAGAATGGCAAAAGCAAGCGGGAGAGATTTGAGAATATCCCCGAAACTCTCAATAGAAGTCTGCAGAGAAATCAAAGGAATGATGCTCAATGATGCCATAAAGCTCCTTGATGATGTAATAGCCAAGAGAAGACCTATCCCCCTCAGAAGGTTCAACGACTCCCAAGGCCACAAGAAAGGAAAGGGTTTTGGACCTGGTAGATATCCGGTGAAAGTCGCTAAAGAAATCAAGAAGATTCTCCTCAATGCTAGAAACAACGCAGAGCAGAAAGGTCTTGATCCAGATAGGCTAAAGATCATCCACGCTGCAGCTCACAGGGGACCAGTGCTTAGGGGATACATACCAAGGGCTTTTGGAAGAGCTACACCATTCAACGAGCAGACAACACACATTGAGATAGTTGTTGAGGAGATTAGGAGGTGA
- a CDS encoding 50S ribosomal protein L2, giving the protein MGKSLIQQRRGKGTTTFRAPSHRYRGAVKYIPLNFTQEKTLAGRVVEILHDPGRTAPVAKVKFENGLEKLILAPEGLLVDQEVYIGPEAPIAIGNTLPLAKIPEGTYVYNIEGSPGDGGKYVRAGGSYALVVSKEKNRVIVQLPSGELKAFNPMCRATIGVVAGGGRLEKPIVKAGKAYYIMKARNRFWPKPRGVKMNAVNHPHGGKEHHIGKPSTVSRSAPPGRKVGHIAARRTGRRK; this is encoded by the coding sequence ATGGGTAAGAGTTTGATTCAACAGAGGAGAGGAAAAGGAACAACAACCTTCAGAGCACCGTCTCACAGATATAGGGGTGCTGTTAAGTACATCCCCTTGAATTTCACCCAAGAAAAGACCCTCGCTGGTAGGGTAGTTGAGATACTCCACGACCCCGGAAGAACTGCACCGGTTGCCAAGGTTAAGTTTGAGAACGGTCTTGAGAAACTCATCCTTGCCCCAGAGGGACTTTTGGTGGATCAAGAGGTTTACATCGGACCTGAAGCTCCGATAGCAATTGGAAACACACTTCCACTTGCAAAGATTCCAGAGGGTACATACGTTTACAACATTGAAGGTTCTCCAGGCGATGGTGGAAAGTACGTGAGAGCCGGGGGAAGTTATGCTCTAGTTGTTTCAAAAGAGAAGAACAGAGTAATTGTTCAGTTGCCAAGTGGTGAGCTTAAGGCATTCAATCCAATGTGCAGGGCCACAATTGGTGTAGTTGCTGGTGGAGGTAGACTTGAAAAGCCAATAGTCAAGGCAGGTAAGGCATACTACATAATGAAGGCAAGAAACAGGTTCTGGCCTAAACCAAGAGGTGTAAAGATGAACGCAGTCAACCACCCACACGGTGGTAAAGAACACCACATCGGTAAGCCAAGTACAGTCTCAAGGAGCGCTCCACCTGGAAGAAAAGTCGGTCATATAGCTGCGAGAAGAACCGGAAGGAGAAAGTGA
- a CDS encoding 30S ribosomal protein S4e: MARKGAKRHLKRLAAPTQWYIERKAYKWAVRPSPGPHNMKTSIPLIYIIRDYLGYAKTGREARKILNEGKVLVDGKVRKDYKFPVGIMDVVSIPETGEHYRVFPNRIGKLILHPISEEEAKIKPLRITNKRMVKGGNLQLNFHDGTNHLIKLSSLTDETKDKFKTADTVLMKVPEREIIEVLPFEIGAYVFVVQGKNVARVGKIVEVRNFPGGWPDVVTIEDKEGELFDTLKDYAFVLGKDEPKISLP, encoded by the coding sequence ATGGCGAGGAAAGGTGCTAAGAGACACTTAAAGAGGCTTGCTGCTCCAACTCAATGGTACATTGAGAGAAAGGCATACAAGTGGGCTGTAAGACCTTCCCCCGGTCCGCACAACATGAAAACATCAATTCCCCTCATCTACATAATTAGGGACTACCTTGGATACGCAAAGACCGGTAGGGAAGCAAGAAAAATCCTCAACGAAGGAAAAGTGCTTGTGGATGGAAAGGTTAGAAAGGACTACAAGTTCCCAGTTGGTATCATGGACGTTGTCTCAATACCTGAAACTGGGGAGCACTACAGAGTATTTCCAAACAGAATTGGAAAGCTTATCCTTCACCCAATAAGCGAGGAAGAGGCAAAGATAAAGCCACTCAGAATAACCAACAAGAGAATGGTCAAGGGTGGAAACTTGCAGCTCAACTTCCACGACGGAACCAACCACTTAATCAAGCTCAGCTCACTTACGGATGAAACCAAAGACAAGTTCAAAACCGCGGACACAGTCCTAATGAAGGTCCCGGAGAGGGAGATAATTGAAGTACTCCCATTCGAAATTGGTGCTTATGTGTTCGTTGTTCAAGGTAAGAACGTTGCAAGGGTAGGAAAAATCGTTGAAGTCAGAAACTTCCCAGGTGGATGGCCAGATGTGGTCACCATTGAGGACAAAGAAGGCGAGCTCTTCGACACCTTGAAAGATTACGCATTTGTGTTGGGTAAAGATGAACCAAAGATTTCATTACCGTGA
- a CDS encoding 50S ribosomal protein L23 has protein sequence MDPYKVIIRPVVTEKAISMVERENKLTFIVDRRATKQDIKRAVEEIYKVKVEKVNTLITMKGEKKAYVKLKPEYSASEVAARIGLF, from the coding sequence ATGGATCCATATAAGGTTATTATACGACCTGTAGTCACGGAAAAGGCAATTTCAATGGTTGAGAGAGAAAACAAGCTCACCTTTATAGTAGATAGAAGGGCTACAAAGCAGGATATAAAGAGGGCTGTCGAGGAAATATACAAAGTCAAAGTTGAGAAGGTCAACACACTCATAACAATGAAAGGTGAAAAGAAGGCTTACGTGAAATTGAAGCCTGAGTATAGCGCAAGTGAGGTTGCTGCTAGAATAGGATTGTTCTGA
- a CDS encoding ribonuclease P protein component 1, with protein sequence MRRNSQKRKNRAPRRSQRKGEALIGRTRIFRGINRGRVTRKTIALHELIGLKVKVVKSSHPGLVGIEGYVIDETRNTLTILGEKVWVVPKNVAEFEFEIDDKKIRIKGEALIGRPEMRLKKR encoded by the coding sequence ATGCGGAGGAACAGCCAAAAACGGAAGAATAGAGCTCCAAGGAGATCACAGAGAAAGGGTGAAGCGCTTATTGGCAGAACTCGGATTTTCAGAGGAATTAATAGAGGTCGAGTGACCAGAAAAACAATAGCACTGCATGAGCTCATAGGCCTAAAAGTCAAAGTCGTTAAAAGCTCTCATCCGGGGTTGGTAGGGATTGAGGGATATGTGATCGACGAGACGAGAAACACCCTCACAATCCTCGGAGAAAAGGTGTGGGTAGTTCCCAAGAATGTTGCGGAATTTGAGTTTGAAATTGACGATAAAAAAATACGAATAAAGGGAGAAGCCCTGATTGGAAGGCCTGAGATGAGATTAAAAAAGAGGTGA
- a CDS encoding uL15m family ribosomal protein produces MIRRKKKVRKLRGSHTHGWGCKKKHRGGGHKGGRGMAGTGKRKKTKWTWVIKYAPDHLGKRGFKRPVEVQREITAVNLKFIDEHLDELMQLGIAYEEEGRIIVDTTQFADKVLGTGKLTKPLVIKARAFSPKAEEKIIQAGGEALLA; encoded by the coding sequence ATGATTAGGAGAAAGAAAAAGGTGAGAAAGCTTCGCGGTTCCCACACTCATGGATGGGGATGCAAAAAGAAGCACCGCGGTGGAGGACACAAGGGCGGTAGAGGTATGGCAGGAACTGGAAAGAGGAAGAAGACAAAATGGACATGGGTCATCAAATATGCCCCTGATCACCTAGGCAAAAGGGGTTTCAAGAGGCCTGTGGAAGTTCAAAGAGAGATAACTGCAGTGAACCTCAAATTCATTGACGAGCACCTTGACGAGCTCATGCAGCTTGGTATTGCCTACGAGGAAGAAGGAAGAATTATTGTCGATACCACTCAGTTTGCCGATAAGGTGCTTGGAACCGGGAAACTCACAAAACCACTTGTAATTAAAGCCAGAGCGTTCTCCCCCAAGGCTGAGGAGAAAATAATCCAAGCTGGGGGAGAAGCTCTGCTTGCTTGA
- a CDS encoding 50S ribosomal protein L19e, which translates to MLKMQRRIAAELLKCGENRVWIDPERIDDVKSAITREDIKRLINEGVIKKKPIKGQSRYRAKLRQEARKKGRHRGHGSRKGKKTARMGKKERWMMTIRALRKELRKLKAEKKIDEHTYRNLYIRAKGGQFKSKHQLYLFMEEKGILKR; encoded by the coding sequence ATGCTCAAAATGCAGAGAAGGATTGCTGCTGAACTTTTGAAATGTGGCGAGAATAGGGTTTGGATAGACCCTGAAAGAATTGATGATGTTAAGTCCGCTATCACAAGAGAGGACATTAAAAGATTAATCAATGAAGGCGTCATAAAGAAGAAGCCAATTAAGGGGCAGAGCAGATACAGGGCAAAGCTTAGGCAAGAAGCGAGAAAGAAGGGAAGACACAGGGGACATGGAAGCAGAAAGGGTAAGAAGACCGCAAGGATGGGCAAGAAAGAGAGATGGATGATGACGATTAGAGCCCTTAGAAAGGAACTTAGAAAGCTCAAGGCAGAGAAGAAGATTGATGAACACACCTACCGCAACCTTTACATAAGGGCCAAGGGCGGACAGTTCAAGAGCAAACACCAGCTTTATCTGTTCATGGAAGAGAAAGGGATATTGAAGAGGTGA
- a CDS encoding 50S ribosomal protein L30, which produces MAKLALIRIRGRVNVKRPVKDTLAMLRLHKVNHLVIVDDTPTYKGMIQKVKDYITWGEINAETLAKLIEKRGRLPGNKRVTEEYVQEKLGMSIKEFAEKVINGEMKLNDLQGLKPVFRLHPARGGIRSKKRTFKEGGALGYRGEAINELIERML; this is translated from the coding sequence ATGGCAAAACTTGCTTTGATTAGGATAAGGGGCAGAGTGAATGTTAAGAGACCCGTAAAAGACACCCTTGCAATGCTAAGACTCCACAAGGTAAACCACCTTGTAATTGTTGACGACACCCCAACTTACAAGGGAATGATACAAAAGGTAAAAGATTACATCACTTGGGGAGAAATAAACGCTGAAACCCTAGCAAAGCTCATAGAGAAGAGGGGAAGATTGCCTGGGAACAAGAGAGTTACAGAGGAGTACGTCCAAGAAAAGCTCGGCATGAGCATCAAAGAATTTGCTGAAAAAGTGATCAACGGAGAAATGAAGCTCAATGATCTGCAGGGGCTAAAGCCAGTATTTAGACTTCACCCAGCAAGAGGTGGCATTAGGAGCAAGAAGAGAACCTTCAAAGAGGGTGGAGCTTTAGGTTATAGAGGAGAGGCTATTAACGAGCTTATAGAGAGAATGCTGTGA
- a CDS encoding 50S ribosomal protein L18: protein MAHGPRYRVPFRRRREGKTNYHKRLALLKSGKPRLVVRKTLNHHIAQIVLYDPKGDKTVVSAHTRELMRDFGWKGHGGNTPSAYLLGLLIGYKALEKGIEEAILDIGLHPPTRGSSIFAVLKGAVDAGLEVPHSEEIYPEEYRIKGEHIAEYAKMLKEEDEEKYRRQFGGYLVKGLEPEKLPEHFEEVKARIIEKFEKVRA from the coding sequence ATGGCACACGGACCAAGATATAGGGTTCCATTCAGAAGGAGAAGGGAAGGTAAGACTAACTATCACAAGAGGCTTGCACTCCTTAAATCAGGCAAGCCCAGATTAGTTGTGAGAAAAACCCTCAACCACCACATAGCTCAGATAGTGCTATATGATCCAAAGGGCGACAAAACAGTTGTTTCAGCTCACACAAGAGAGCTCATGAGGGACTTTGGATGGAAGGGACACGGTGGAAATACTCCAAGCGCTTACCTCCTTGGGTTGCTCATAGGCTACAAGGCACTTGAGAAGGGAATTGAAGAGGCGATCCTTGACATAGGACTTCACCCGCCCACTAGAGGATCAAGCATCTTTGCGGTCCTTAAGGGAGCAGTTGATGCGGGATTGGAGGTTCCACACAGCGAGGAAATCTATCCGGAAGAGTACAGAATTAAAGGGGAACACATCGCTGAGTACGCAAAGATGCTTAAGGAAGAGGATGAAGAGAAGTACAGGAGACAGTTTGGAGGATATCTCGTTAAGGGACTTGAACCTGAAAAGCTTCCCGAGCACTTTGAAGAGGTTAAGGCGAGAATCATTGAGAAATTTGAGAAGGTGAGAGCATGA